In one window of Egibacteraceae bacterium DNA:
- a CDS encoding FHA domain-containing protein: protein MAPIALALLQLAFLLLLYLFVWWAARAILRDLRGDPTRAVAAAPAARAPAPRTPAGPPPSARTLHGTPRELVVHAPGGRPRVLRLDGGEVTFGRSERSTVPLGDSYASDRHARVYRDGGQWLVADLGSTNGTYLNKARIQAPTPIGPGDQLAIGKTVVEVRK, encoded by the coding sequence ATGGCCCCGATCGCCCTGGCGCTGCTGCAGCTGGCCTTCCTCCTGCTGCTCTACCTCTTCGTGTGGTGGGCCGCCCGGGCGATCCTCCGCGACCTGCGCGGCGACCCGACCCGCGCCGTCGCTGCCGCGCCGGCTGCCCGTGCGCCGGCGCCCCGGACCCCCGCGGGCCCGCCGCCGAGCGCGCGCACGCTCCACGGCACGCCCCGCGAGCTCGTCGTGCACGCGCCCGGCGGGCGCCCCCGCGTGCTGCGCCTCGACGGCGGGGAGGTGACGTTCGGACGCAGCGAGCGGTCCACGGTCCCCCTCGGGGACTCCTACGCGAGCGACCGCCACGCCCGCGTCTACCGGGACGGTGGGCAGTGGCTCGTCGCCGACCTCGGCTCCACGAACGGCACCTACCTGAACAAGGCGCGGATCCAGGCCCCGACCCCGATCGGCCCCGGCGACCAGCTCGCCATCGGCAAGACCGTCGTGGAGGTCCGCAAGTGA